Genomic DNA from Vicinamibacteria bacterium:
AGAGTAGGGCGATCCCCGCGGCATAGCCGCCGGGCCGCTCCTCCCAGTCGAGATCGAACCAGCGGGACCAGGAAGAAGTTGGCATCCGAACCACGTCCTCGGAGACGCTCAGCGTCACCCCCCGGATCATCTCGTTCCGTGATAGACGCACCTGCAGCGAGGCGCCCTTGCTCGAGCGAAGCAGCGCGGTCACCGTCTCGAGCGCGCCTGCCATGGCAATCCCGAGGAGCTGGGCGTCGGCTCGCCCGGTGCAGTCCGCGTCTATGGAGGCCGACAGCGAGAGGCCGAGCAGCCGTCGTTCGTCCTCCGACTCACTCAAAACGTCGCGCAGAACGGCGCCCATGTCCACCGCGCGGCGGATGACGGGCGGGTCGGCGTTCAGCATCGCCACACCCCGAACGAGGCGCTGGGCTCGCATCGTCTCGGTTCGGATGAGCCCGATGGCGACCTGGTCGCGAAGCGTGTTGTCGGGACGGTCCAGGAGTCCGAGCGTGGACAGGATGGTCTCGAACGTGCTCTCCAGGATCGTGGAAGTCGCTCCGGCGCGACCCCCCCTCACGCCCACGATTCGCTCCCGAAGCCGAGCGTGCCGGTTTGCCGCCTCGGCGAGTCGGCGTGCCTCGAGCTCGTCCACGTCGTGAACGAGGCAGGGGACTTCCCTGAGCCCGGCGCTCGCCGCGGCCGCCAACCGCTTGGCGCCCGACAGAAGCTCGTACCGTCCTCGATGGCGACGAACGATGAGTGGCTGAAGGACTCCGAACTCCCGTATCGAGTCCACGAGACCCTGGAGCCCCTCGCCGCCGGCGGGAGCCGAAGATTCGATCTGGTTGATGGCGACGATCCGGAGCCGGGGCATGTGACCCGACGCGACGAGCTCGGTCACATAATGGTCGTCGTGCCGCATTCGATACTCTTGCGGCAAGCCTTCACGCTGATAACGGGTCTCGGCGGTGCTCGACATGTCGCTCTCGTAATACTCTTCGTCTTTCTTGCTATCGGTGCTCGATTCGGGAGACTTACTACCCATCTCGGACAAACTCCGCCCCTGCGACCGCGCGGTGATGAAAGCCCACGGCAGGCCAAAGCGAAGTGCTGGTCCCCCGAAGTTATGAGTGCGGGTCTTTACATTCGCAAAACGCTTCGCTCAGCCGCCGCAGTCGATCTACAACCAGTCCCGCGCAAAAAATCGCAATATTGTACTCGCCTGCTCGAGTTTGTCGAGTGGAAAATGCGCTCTTCGAATCGATTTCGTGGACGTGCGGCGCGATCGAGATAGAATCTCGTCTCGATGCTCGAAACCGTGGAGCTCGGCCGCGTCGCGAGCAAGGAAGAGTACGCCGAGAAGGAGCCGGTTCTCCGGGTCGGGCTGCTCACGGTCCAATACGAGCTTCGCGAATCCGATTTCCCGGTGATGATCGTCCTCGGAGGAGATGACGTCTCGGGCTGCTCGGAAGTGCTCAACCTGCTCCACGAGTGGATGGACCCTCGTTACCTCGAGGCGAACGTCTACGAGGAGCGGTCTCAGGAAGAAACGGAGCGGCCACTCTTCTGGCGTTATTGGAGAGCGTTGCCCCCGGCCGGTCGTATCGGGCTTTTTGCGCGGGAGTGGACTCACCGGGCAGTCGTGGAGCGAGCCGTCGGCGACATCGACGAGGTCGAGCTCGATCGAAGACTGCGGCACATCCGGAGCTTCGAGAGGACGCTGACCGACAACGGCACCCTGATCCTGAAGCTCTGGCTGCATGCTCCTCGCAAGCGAATCGAGCGGTCCCTCGGGGGGCGCGCACGTGGCGAGTCCGCCGTCGTTCTCCGTCATTACAAAGGGGTTCGCGCAGTATCGGAGCGAGTCCTGGCTCGCACGAGTCAAGAAGGAGCGATCTGGAACCTCGTGGAGAGCACCGATCCTCGCTACCGGAACGTGACCGTCGCTCAGATGATCATCAGCACTCTGGCGAGACGACTCGGCGAGTCTCCGCGCCAGCGGCCCCGGCCGCCCCGCCTGCCGACCGGTCCGAGTCCGATCACCGTTCTCGATCGCGTCGATCTGACGAAACGGCTCGAAAAAGATGCTTACGAGAGGAAGCTTCAGCGCTACTGGCGGAAGCTCGCGGAGCTCGGCCAGAGAGCACACGAGCTGGGCAAAAGCGGTGTCCTCGCCTTCGAAGGGTGGGACGCCGCGGGAAAGGGCGGTGCCATTCGACGGATCACCAAGCCGATGGACGCGGCGTATTACCGCGTCGTGCCCATCGCCGCTCCAACGGACGAGGAGAGGTCACATCACTACCTCTGGCGTTTCTGGCGAATGCTCCCCCGGGCGGGGCACGTCGTCATATTCGACCGCAGCTGGTACGGACGCGTGCTGGTGGAGAGGCTCGAAGGGCTTGCCTCGGAACCGGAGTGGAACCGAGCCTACGCCGAGATCAACGACTTCGAAGAGCAGCTCGGCGAGCACGGAATCCTGTTGCTCAAGTTCTGGTTGCACGTCAGCCCCGAAGAGCAGCTCCGCCGCTTCAAGGCGCGCGAGAAAGTCCCGTTCAAGAAGTACAAGATCTCGGCCGACGACTACCGGAATCGCGAGAAATGGATCGCTTACGAGGAGGCGGCTGACGAGATGATCCGCCGCACGAGCACCGTTCGCGCGCCCTGGCACCTCGTGGCCGCCGACGATAAACGCTGGGCTCGCATCGAGGTCCTGAAGACGCTCTGCCGCCGGATGGCCAAGGCCGTCGGCCGTTCCCGATAATCGAAGAAGTAGCAGACCGAAGTTGGGATCAGCTGCTAGAAGGTGTCCAGGAGCGCCTGCAGCTCTTCCCGCACGCTCTCGTGCTCTTCCGAGTCGATGAGGTTCGTCATCTCGTAGGGGTCCGTCTCGAGGTCGTAGAGCTCGTCCATGTTCTCGAGCTCGAGGTAGCGAATGAGCTTGTAGCGATCGGTGCGAACCGCCTCGTAGCCCATGTTCACGATGCGGGGGAAGACGATGTCGCTGTAGTACTCGACGAAGAACGAGTGCCGCCATTCGGTGGGCTTCCCCTCGAGAAGCGGAACGAACGAACGCCCGTCGAGAACGGGGGGCGTGACGCCCGAAAGCTCGAGGATCGTGGGCGCAAGATCGATGGTGAGGACCATCGGGGTGACCAGCGTCCCGGCGGCGACCCGTTTCGGATATCGGACGGCGAGCGGGATGCGAAGCGTCTCTTCGTACGCGAGACGTCTTTCGGCGGAGAGTCCGTGCTCGCCGTAGAAGTAGCCGTGGTCGCTCGTCACGACGACGACCGTGTTCTCGAGCTCGCCGTTTCGTTGGAGCGCTTCGAGGATGCGCCCGAGGCTCTCGTCGACCGCCTGGAGCATCCGTAACCGATCGCGGATGGTCTCGTCGTCGGTGACGGTGTCCGGCCCCAGCGGGGGGAGGCCTTCGATGGTGCGCTCGAGCGCAGGTTTCCCCTTTGGAGGGATGCCATAGCTGGGCCTCCTTTGAATCTCGTCATCGGCATAGAGCCCGCGATGGCGTTCGGCGGGGATGAATCCACCCTCTCCGATGGACGCCGTGCTTCCGTCGTCGTGCTGGATGACGTTGGGGTGGAGCGCTTTATGGGCGAAGAACAACGCGAAGGGCTCCGAGCGCTCTCGCGCGAGAAAGTCGAGGGCGCGGTCAGTGAGAAGGTCGGTAACATAGCCTTCGGCCTTCGAGGTCTTCCCGTTCTCGTGGAGATTGGGGTCGATGGCCTCGCCCTGCCCCTTCATGCTCACCCAATAGTCGAACCCGGGCCTTCGCGTCTCGTCGTTTCCCATGTGCCACTTTCCGAGAAACGCGGTGTCATAGCCGGCTTCGTCCAGAAGCCGAGGAAAGGTCACGAGCTCGTGGCTCGTCTCGCTCCGGTTCGTGTTGTCGATGATCCCGTTCCGGCGAGCGTAGAGCCCGGTGAGGAGGTTCGCCCGGCTCGGCGAGCAGAGAGGCGTGGTAGCGAACGCGTTCTCGAACCGCGCCCCTTCCCGGGCGATTCGATCGATGTTGGGGGTCGAGACGAACG
This window encodes:
- the pap gene encoding polyphosphate:AMP phosphotransferase, producing the protein MLETVELGRVASKEEYAEKEPVLRVGLLTVQYELRESDFPVMIVLGGDDVSGCSEVLNLLHEWMDPRYLEANVYEERSQEETERPLFWRYWRALPPAGRIGLFAREWTHRAVVERAVGDIDEVELDRRLRHIRSFERTLTDNGTLILKLWLHAPRKRIERSLGGRARGESAVVLRHYKGVRAVSERVLARTSQEGAIWNLVESTDPRYRNVTVAQMIISTLARRLGESPRQRPRPPRLPTGPSPITVLDRVDLTKRLEKDAYERKLQRYWRKLAELGQRAHELGKSGVLAFEGWDAAGKGGAIRRITKPMDAAYYRVVPIAAPTDEERSHHYLWRFWRMLPRAGHVVIFDRSWYGRVLVERLEGLASEPEWNRAYAEINDFEEQLGEHGILLLKFWLHVSPEEQLRRFKAREKVPFKKYKISADDYRNREKWIAYEEAADEMIRRTSTVRAPWHLVAADDKRWARIEVLKTLCRRMAKAVGRSR
- a CDS encoding ParB N-terminal domain-containing protein codes for the protein MGSKSPESSTDSKKDEEYYESDMSSTAETRYQREGLPQEYRMRHDDHYVTELVASGHMPRLRIVAINQIESSAPAGGEGLQGLVDSIREFGVLQPLIVRRHRGRYELLSGAKRLAAAASAGLREVPCLVHDVDELEARRLAEAANRHARLRERIVGVRGGRAGATSTILESTFETILSTLGLLDRPDNTLRDQVAIGLIRTETMRAQRLVRGVAMLNADPPVIRRAVDMGAVLRDVLSESEDERRLLGLSLSASIDADCTGRADAQLLGIAMAGALETVTALLRSSKGASLQVRLSRNEMIRGVTLSVSEDVVRMPTSSWSRWFDLDWEERPGGYAAGIALLSAKRAAELHGGRLELAPTQSGGCRISVVLPAEA
- a CDS encoding sulfatase → MKFALRLALPLLLVHCRPAPEPPERPNFLVVVVDDLRWDDVGAYGHPFVSTPNIDRIAREGARFENAFATTPLCSPSRANLLTGLYARRNGIIDNTNRSETSHELVTFPRLLDEAGYDTAFLGKWHMGNDETRRPGFDYWVSMKGQGEAIDPNLHENGKTSKAEGYVTDLLTDRALDFLARERSEPFALFFAHKALHPNVIQHDDGSTASIGEGGFIPAERHRGLYADDEIQRRPSYGIPPKGKPALERTIEGLPPLGPDTVTDDETIRDRLRMLQAVDESLGRILEALQRNGELENTVVVVTSDHGYFYGEHGLSAERRLAYEETLRIPLAVRYPKRVAAGTLVTPMVLTIDLAPTILELSGVTPPVLDGRSFVPLLEGKPTEWRHSFFVEYYSDIVFPRIVNMGYEAVRTDRYKLIRYLELENMDELYDLETDPYEMTNLIDSEEHESVREELQALLDTF